A section of the Bacillus pumilus genome encodes:
- the rfbF gene encoding glucose-1-phosphate cytidylyltransferase: MKAVILCGGKGTRMSEVTQALPKPLAMIGDRPILWHIMKIYQYYGVDEFILLLGYKGEKIKEYFLNYDWRHHSMKLDMATGEMKLLGKSENWKITFLDTGENTMTGGRLKQAQDYIGDETFMMTYGDGLANINMFHLLKRHQDLGAAATVTGIEKKSQYGTLKVYNGMAQSFSEKTDSIGMINGGFFVLSPKVFDYLTDDDQCVFEEEPLQNLANDGELAVYEHHGFWTAIDTYKNLKEINGMWTNGKQPWKVW, encoded by the coding sequence ATGAAAGCAGTCATTCTCTGCGGAGGAAAGGGAACGAGAATGAGTGAGGTCACACAAGCGCTTCCTAAACCACTTGCTATGATCGGAGATCGGCCTATTCTATGGCATATTATGAAAATCTATCAGTATTACGGAGTAGATGAGTTTATCTTATTGCTTGGATATAAAGGAGAGAAGATTAAAGAGTATTTCCTGAACTACGACTGGCGGCATCACAGCATGAAGCTGGATATGGCGACAGGGGAAATGAAACTTTTAGGAAAGTCAGAGAACTGGAAAATCACCTTTTTAGATACGGGCGAGAATACGATGACAGGCGGACGGTTAAAGCAGGCACAGGATTACATTGGGGATGAGACATTCATGATGACGTATGGTGATGGACTTGCCAATATCAATATGTTTCATCTGCTGAAGCGTCATCAGGATCTTGGGGCAGCTGCGACTGTCACAGGAATTGAAAAGAAGTCACAGTACGGGACGTTGAAGGTATATAACGGGATGGCACAATCCTTCTCTGAGAAGACAGACAGTATCGGGATGATCAATGGAGGATTTTTTGTGTTGTCTCCAAAGGTATTTGATTATTTGACAGACGATGATCAATGCGTGTTTGAAGAAGAACCTCTTCAAAACCTGGCGAATGATGGGGAGCTTGCGGTTTATGAGCATCACGGATTTTGGACAGCGATCGATACGTATAAGAACTTGAAGGAAATCAATGGCATGTGGACAAATGGAAAACAACCATGGAAGGTTTGGTGA